The genomic DNA AAAGTGACCCACAGAGGGATTGACTTCATCGCCGGCTGCGAGTCTGCTGCATACGGTGACCACTTAGACACAAGCATGGGAATATCCATGATGTTCCACATTCCTCTGTTTAAAACCCTACTTCTCATATTATCATTGCGGATCCTAAACTTCACCATAGATTCATTAACAGCAAATACATCAATCAAGGTAGATTTATCCCCTAACCGCCATATCTTGTTAACAATCATGTGGATTTTACCCACATGTGGAGCTTTCTGATTCAGGAATGTGCCAATAAGAAAATCTTCCCACAAAGGCCTAGCTCCCACAAACACATCTTGTGGGACAACCACCTTCTCCTTCCCTTCAACCTCAACCACTTGAAAACTCTGTTGagtaaaaacatgtttttcgCTACCTTAAGCCAGTTTCGATTCTCCCTCAGATCTCCATCTCCCTTTGCCAAAGAGGAATCCCCTTGGCTCATGAGCGGAGCTTGAACACCCGTCACCACATCCTGCACCCCGTTATCACTCTCCGGAGAAGCCCCCTGTCCTGGAGAAGCCCCCGGCGGCTCCATACGTGCACAAGAAGCAATAAAAACCCTAGTCGCCCAAAAATCGCCTCCAAATCTAGTTAAGGAAACTTTCAcgttttcgttttcttcttctcctttactATTATGAAGAGTTTTTCTATAAATGGTTCTATTTGAAGATCACAATTTAAATCTTAGCCTCTTAATTAGAACTTTTGTTGAGGCTCTTAATATTTTCTTGAATAGCTTAAAGAGGCCCGTAGACATTAGTCACTAGTCAAGTCAGCCCacaaaactaaacacaaaaatCCTCGAAACTCCCTCTCCTTACCTTACACGGTACGTGTGTGACACGTCTATGGTCAATATCAATCGGTAAGTAACTTATGCTCCAGAATTCGCGACGGTGACTGTATCTGTAAATGTGCTTATCCTCCTATATATGAAGAATCTATTGATAAAGAaatgtggaaaagaaaaaaaatcatctcgATCATGTTTCTATTTAGTTCTTTTGCTTAGCTTAACGTTTTTTGTTCCGTTTATAGCGATCTTTTGTCACCTAAACCACAAGGTCCACAACGTGATCACTTTACCAATAcacaaacaaagcaaaagagTGGCTGTTCTTCTTCGTAAATCAATCACTATTAAGAGCTACATACGTCTCTGATCCACAAGCTGACAAACGTATCCAATGTGTTTTTCGTTATATTATTTTACTTCTGTAGTTTGAACACATGTGAGGAGCTTTGACCTGATTAATTCCAATTACAAGCTATACTGTCAAAGTAGAGAATTGCTCTAAATGTTTTCGTATATTGTATCAATTGTGAGgagtacaatatatataggctAGAAATTGCGTGAGCCTTAAGAAAAGAGATAAGATCAAATCTAACAAATATCAGTAATCCTAATCCTCCTAATATTTGTGTATATCGTCTCTTATTATATACGTTAGAAATTTTGAACTAACGTGGATTTTACTTCATGACTTGAATCCCAGTTAGCTGTTTAGCAGATATTTTCTTCAAGTTCGATCCAATACAATAAAGACTTCACTGTCACAGCTCTAACTAATTCTTCTAAGTCAAGTTGTGCTAAAATGCAAAActaaaaatctttatttataccattcttctctctcacttttctTAAGCCAAAATCACTCTTCGTAGAAAGATCTCATCGTGACGATCATGCCGGAGTTTCATCTGCGTTTGCTTTTTCTCTCGCTACTCTTACTTTGTTGTGTCTCCCCTTCAAGCTTATTCAATATAAATAATCCTGTTGGTCTTGTTGCTTGCCGTCCCCACCAGATTAAAGCCTTTACGCAGTTCAAGAACGAGTTTGACACCCGTGGCTGCAACCATAGTGACCCCTCTAATAGAGTCTGGTGCGATAACTCGACGGGTGCGGTCACGAAGCTACGACTCAGAGCCTGTCTCAGTGGAACTATGAAGCCCAACAGTAGCCTTTTCCGGTTTTATCAGCTCCGTTTTCTTGATCTCTCTAACAACAACTTCACCTCCGCTTCACTCCCTTCCGAGTTTGGTAATCTCAACAAATTAGAGGTTCTGGGTCTTACCTCTAATGGCTTTATCAGCCAATTTCATTCCTCATTTAACAACCTAAGCATGCTTTCCGTTTTAGAACTTTCCTATAATCACTTGTCTGGAAATCTGAATCCCAACAGTAGCCTCTTCGAGTTGCACCACCTTAGTTTTCTTAGTCTTGCCAACAACAACTTTAGTTCCTCAATCCCTTCCAAATTTGGCAATCTCAACAAATTAGAGGTCTTATTTCTTAGCTCCAGTGGATTTTCTGGTCAAGTTCCTCCGACAATTAGTAACCTAACTTGGATATTCGAGTTGTACATTGAGCAAAACAAGCTTAGAGGTAGTTTCCCACTTGTACAAAATCTATCTAGACCTTTGTTATAATCAATTCTCTGGAACCATTCCTTCTCACCTTTTCACTTTACCTTTCTTAGTATCTCTTGATCTGCGTAAAAACAATCTCGTTGGCTCTATTGAAGTTCCTAACTCCTCTACCTCATCTAAACTCGAAATCATGTATCTAGGGTTTAACCATTTTGAAGGAAAACTCCTAGAGCCTATCTCAAAACTCATCAACCTCAAGGAGCTCGACGTTTCGTTGCTAAACACTAGCTACCCAATTGACGTAAATatcttctcctctctcaaatCTTTGGAGATGCTCACTCTTTTAGGAAACAATATATCTCCGGAAAGTTTAAGTTCAGATTCAAACATCCCATTGACCCTTAACCAGTTGGGCTTAGGGTACTGCAACATCAGcgtgtttccaaaaatcttaaaaaatcttCAATATTTGGAGATTATAGACATATCCGCAAACATACTCCATGGAAACATCCCTGAGTGGTTATGGAGCCTTCCTCGTCTGAGGACAGTGGATATGTTTGATAATTCCTTCAGTGGTTTCGAAGGTTCACCAGAAGTTTTAATAAATTCATCAGTGCAGAATTTATTCATGGATGCAAACAATTTTGAAGGAGCACTTCCTCAACTGCCTCTCTCTATCCAAGGGTTCAGTGCTGAAGGTAATAATTTTGCAGGGGAGATACCTCTTTCAATCTGCAATAGAAGCTCGCTTACAATCCTTGTTCttaacaacaacaagttcaccGGTCCAATTCCTCAATGTCTTACCAACTTCATTTTTGTGAATCTCTGGAAAAACAATCTGGAAGGAAGTATTCCTCACGCGTTTAACGTTGGTACCTCTCTACAGACACTCGACATTGGCTTCAATCAATTAACAGGAAAGCTTCCTGATATAGGAAATGAGAGTAGCTGCCGCACATGTGAAGTCAAGATAAGAAGAAGTGGATCACGTGCGATGGTGAGCCGATGGAAATGGGAAAGCAATGTCAATGTAATGGCAAACGGACGTTAGAAGAGATTGAAGAGAGATGGTTGAAGGGATTATGTTTGTTCTGCGCAGAGCCGGAAACTCCCGATCACCACTTCAAACACAAGAAATTAGGGCTTCTCATGATTGATGGTGACGACAATCAGCTCCTTAATGAAGAATTTCGTGCATCAACTGAGTATTGTACGATGAATGAGGTACATGAAGCTCCAGAAGAGAAAGCGTTGGTGGAAGAAGAACCAACTCCGCCATTTCAGGTACCTATTGCTAATTCTGAGCTTTTGAGGAGTGTTGAACTTAGGGAAGTAAATTTAGGATTGGAAAATCTAGATGTGGTGAAGAACGAGAATATGGAGCAAGAAGGGGTTCAAAAGAGCAGTAATAGGAGATTTGAGGTTGCAGGTGGCGTTGAGAGAGATGCGAAGTGttaagaatgaagaagatttgTTCTACACACAAAGTGTTCGGTAAAATGCTTCAATATAGAGAAATGCTaggaataaagaagaaaacgagagGGTACAAGTCTTGGAGGTGTAAGTTCAAACAGAAATTAGCACCAAGGGATTTCTCATTTGGTTTTGAagacacaaagaagaagaatacataTGCCGCTTCTCCGTGTTTGTTCTTGGCCATCATGGTGGCAGAAAAGAGACTTATGGGACAGTTGGATACACAACAATTCCTTTTCAGATTGGATAGCGAGAGTATTCATCATATGTCACTAATGGTGCATTATGTGGAGACATTCACTTCGACATTGTCTCTCAGTCACAGGAAAACTCACCAGTTTGCAACAGATACATATATGATGAGCGAACATCATAAGCAACACATGGGTGATATTGATCTTCTAACGACAATAGCTGATTATGATATAAAGGTTAATAAAACTTTTGTCAGAGAAGGAAGTGCTTATAAGAAAGAGAGTGATTAGCAAGAAGCCTTTGTTGGAGGGAAGAAATTATGGCAGCAACATGACTCTGTTAGTGACATTTCCAATGTCTTAAAAGAATTGGTCAACAGTGAGCAATCAACAGTTCTCCATGTTAAACTTGTTGCTGGGCAAGTGTGTGACAGAATGCTTCATAGAGGCCATCGGTTGCAGCACCGGAGGAAGAAGGGAAAGGGCTCAAAATCTTGGAtgtttaaatacaaaaatcagaaacatgGAATCAAGAGATTACACAATCATGATATAGACCTTGCTGTTTGGTGTGATGAGAAGAGTGGTGGCTGAGAAatacaaaaaacagaaaacaatgtTTCAGTCTAGAAGTGAATATATCAGAAGTGGTTGCCTTGATAGAGTTTGTGCATCTCTTGGTGAAATTACAATCTGATTCTGTTATTGATGTTGCCCAAACTgcttttggtgttgttgttggtgaaaTGAAATTTATTGCTCACAAGCTGCCTTGTCAGTTTCTCTTTTGTGTCATCCATATGAATTTGCAAAGGAAGGTACCTAAGTTTCATAAGACTTGGAAATTCAGGTTCaaagatttgaattttcaaagGATTCTGGCACAGTTTGGAGTACAACAGCTGGGGTGCGGAGTGGTGCTGCTACAGTTGACGAACAAAGGGGGATTTGGGTTCCTACAATCAATTTCGGGGATGGTGTTGTTGAATTTGGTCAGTCCTTGGGATTGTAAGGCGTATGAATTCTTAGGATTGATGCAGAATTCAAGCGATGATGGGCCTGGGAGTTTTCCATTTCTGAATGTGGCTGCAAAACAACCTCTCTTGAGGGCAGGCCTGCAGAACAACTCTCCGACCATGCACAAAATTGCAGAgcttaagaaaaagaagaagagaatatgtTATAAGACATGGATGCTCAAGTACAAATATGTACAAGAGGGTGTCAAGCGTCTGTTTTCTTCCTATTTGAGCATGACTTACTATTTGGCGGTGTGGCGTTATTGGAGATTGAAGTTCAGAATGTGCTTGTGTTGTCTCTTTGTTCTGCTGCAGCATGAAGTGTCGTACAGCTTATCAAGAAGGGAATATCAAGCAGAGGCATTTTTGTTTGACACAAAAGATTGCAAGGAACAACAAATACCAATTTTACAATGCCTGCAACAGTTTACACTTGATGAACAATTTATTGTGGACAATACAATCGTTAAGGTGGCCGGTACATGATTGGAGAATACAATACTTAATACCTTTTATTGAATTTATTGAACAATTCAATGCTCTGATACctttgataaagaaaaaaaccaccAATACTTCAATTCAAATCGTTACTGTAACCAATCGAGCTAACGTTCATAAAACGCAAGCCGATATCTCAAATGACAAAGATCTTACGGAGAGATCTCAATCAAGATGAGTACAACACCATAGTCTCACACGgagaagaaacgaagaagaagataaaacaaacTACAATTCTCAGATTCTGTTTTTGcataatgaagatgatgatgaatagtTCCCTCTTAAAGCCTGCTTGCTCCGATCACATAGCTCCACATATTTTTCCTCACTTCCACCAACCATTAAACTCCACGTGTCACCCTTTCTTCCACATGAGCCATTCATCTCATTTCCTGTATCAAATCTCCCCTTTCAAGAAACCTTGACCTCAAGGTTTGGTAGTGAATGGACTACTGATTTGACAAGGAAACTGCCATTGTATACTCCATTTGAAGGCTATAGAGATTAGCTGGTTCTTATAGTTGTAAACAACCCCACACTCAATATTAAGCTCTAAGATTGATGGCAAGAGTTTAAATCGCCatttgtgtttgatttggaACCTCTCAACATTAGGAGCCACATTGCCCACAATCTTCTGTACATCCCCGGTTGCTGCATAATGTGTGAAACACCTTGTCTGCAATCCAAGAGAAAGACCATGATTCCTCTTTGGTCTAGCTAACACATGTTCTTCACAATCAAAACTCAAGTGTAAATATTTCCTCAAGATAAAACAGATGACAACAGACATTTTTTGAGTCCAATCCTCTGCACAATCTCCCCATTCCAGCAGCTGGATCAATACCTTATCACTGAAAGAATGATCCATTCCATTCAACAGCAAGAATACACTCATCACAATGAACATCTCATCTTGGTTTCCCATATCCTTCTCTATTGGTAAACCGGTTTTCTGCAAATTTCTGTTCAAGAATTTGAACTTCCAGAACTTGAATCTGATAAATGGCCATATTTGAAGTGTTTCATGATACAACAGATCATCTTTCTTGAAACAATCACTTCTGAACAACCAATGCTTGAGAAACTTGGTCTTTCTATTTTGCATGAGTCCTTGAATGAACAAACTGGTTTGCAACAGCTGCTCTTGCACCAGTATAATCCGATCATGTACAGATTGTTCTCCATGACCTTCACCactcttcttttttctaaatttgAACATCC from Camelina sativa cultivar DH55 chromosome 7, Cs, whole genome shotgun sequence includes the following:
- the LOC104704257 gene encoding receptor-like protein 12, whose product is MPEFHLRLLFLSLLLLCCVSPSSLFNINNPVGLVACRPHQIKAFTQFKNEFDTRGCNHSDPSNRVWCDNSTGAVTKLRLRACLSGTMKPNSSLFRFYQLRFLDLSNNNFTSASLPSEFGNLNKLEVLGLTSNGFISQFHSSFNNLSMLSVLELSYNHLSGNLNPNSSLFELHHLSFLSLANNNFSSSIPSKFGNLNKLEVLFLSSSGFSGQVPPTISNLTWIFELYIEQNKLRVSLDLRKNNLVGSIEVPNSSTSSKLEIMYLGFNHFEGKLLEPISKLINLKELDVSLLNTSYPIDVNIFSSLKSLEMLTLLGNNISPESLSSDSNIPLTLNQLGLGYCNISVFPKILKNLQYLEIIDISANILHGNIPEWLWSLPRLRTVDMFDNSFSGFEGSPEVLINSSVQNLFMDANNFEGALPQLPLSIQGFSAEGNNFAGEIPLSICNRSSLTILVLNNNKFTGPIPQCLTNFIFVNLWKNNLEGSIPHAFNVGTSLQTLDIGFNQLTGKLPDIGNESSCRTCEVKIRRSGSRAMVSRWKWESNVNVMANGQPETPDHHFKHKKLGLLMIDGDDNQLLNEEFRASTEYCTMNEVHEAPEEKALVEEEPTPPFQVPIANSELLRSVELREVNLGLENLDVVKNENMEQEGVQKSSNRRFEVAGGVERDAKC
- the LOC104700188 gene encoding uncharacterized protein LOC104700188, which gives rise to MVTKEESVVESTCVQHANLVLQHQVPISSLEHSLNFCKPTLDVCEELSYTFAMVGIDQVQFQSGFECVKGKDSAHHMFDRMLLRGYKSQQRKKLSLFPKFWKFKYKEVKLLRLLPQTEHYNLRGGMIIKQLHENSPVYYGVDQKTGYELDMFGWDYMKRVTPDYSKVKGMCEVTEFEGIKSRGKFTGFVLVVADCYEQPTGGKNGADHGCSNSEKLRTKKNTNLVKSWMFKFRKKKSGEGHGEQSVHDRIILVQEQLLQTSLFIQGLMQNRKTKFLKHWLFRSDCFKKDDLLYHETLQIWPFIRFKFWKFKFLNRNLQKTGLPIEKDMGNQDEMFIVMSVFLLLNGMDHSFSDKVLIQLLEWGDCAEDWTQKMSVVICFILRKYLHLSFDCEEHVLARPKRNHGLSLGLQTRCFTHYAATGDVQKIVGNVAPNVERFQIKHKWRFKLLPSILELNIECGVVYNYKNQLISIAFKWSIQWQFPCQISSPFTTKP